The Telopea speciosissima isolate NSW1024214 ecotype Mountain lineage chromosome 11, Tspe_v1, whole genome shotgun sequence genome includes the window CTTGATTACACAGCATGAAGTAATAGCTCATAACAGTGATGCCACGATTCGAGTTTGTAAAATTTCTGAACATAATCCCATACAGCTATAACTTTTGAAATGGATCTGAGAACCCATATGATATCTTGTGTTTTCGTTGATCTATGCTTTTAAAATataccatttttttctttttgtttaaagATTAAGTTAGATAGACCCTTGTGATATTTTCAATGACTAAGATTCACCTAACTAGTGACTCTTGAACAAATTTGGAGTAAGTTATATATTTGAGCATACGTGAAGCAAGCAATGTTTGCAGAAATGGTGAGAGAAAATTGAAGTTCTAATCATTCGAAGTAAGTATATATGGCGTTCTGAATGAATGTGGCACAGAAATTTGGCTTTAGGTTCAAAATTTTATGGCAGTGGTGGAGATTTACTCTTTTGAGAAAAGGCAATCAGCTGTGGTAATGATTTATTGGCAGATGGATTTATGAGAACCATCTATTGGTTATAACTAGAGGctggaccttggtgcaatggttaggttgctccattgtgaccaagtggtcgcgggtttgagtctctggaaacagcctctctgcgaaacaggggtaaggctgcgtacattatgatgaccatcccagaccccgcagtggcgggagcctcgtgcactgggtatgccaaGGTATAACTGTAGTAGCATTTTTTCCCTTGACAGTAGCTCTTGATGGTTGCTAGTTTAAGGGAATTTTGGGTAATCCATTGCTTTGTCATTTAGTATAGTGATGAATCTTACCGAAGGGTGCTTCAGTGTATGCTCTAGGGAGCATCATGTGGCAGGTTTAGGTTACTCCCTGCATTTATCTatcaaagaataaaaataaataaataaataaaaaccccTACCACTTGGATAATTGAAGTCCTATTTTCTGGGCCTTAAGAAAGCTTCACAACTTCAGTAACAGATTTGCCACTTTCCAGGCAAAGGCCCAATATAGGGTGCTTGTGGAGCTGATGCTGAAGACATGGTTAATCTTGCTGTGTACATTATGTGATGGTTAGTTGTGGTGTTATGCTTTGGACTCCCTTCCGGCCTTCCCCCTGACATACACAGTTAACTTCTGTGATACATAATGattttgtcttttcatatagaaATATTTTCTAGGTGTCAAAACATAATGCTGTTACATTTCTCTCTATCCTTGTCTATTGTTACATGATAAATTGATATCCCATCCCATAGTCCCTTCTAGTTTTATTATTATAGATACAGTAAAAAAAGTAATTCTTTTCTTAGACATCACGTAAATGCTCCCATAAGCAGAAATCCAGTTAACGCTTTGATCTGACAGTGGTACATTACCCATTTTTTATGTGGACACTTGCCCCCTCGTCAATAGCAGTTATGCCATTTACTCAACCTTACATCTTGAAAATTCCTTCTGAGGATAACCATGGAGGAAACAATAATTAATACCTATATGAAACATGCGTAAAACATGGAAATGCACGTGCTCGTAGTCAATTACATGAGTGTGGCTTTGATTACTATTGGACTATTGGTATATTAACAGCATCTAAAAGAAGGATATTTGTTACTAGAGTTTATAGAGTTTCATTTACTATTATTTATCTTGGCCTACATTAGTGTGAAGAGGAAAGAATTATAGTTGTACCAACTTGAATGTCATCTATCTACATTCTAATGAAGGAAATGGAcaagaaattaccaaaatttgGTCAACCACTTCCATATCTAATCTCATGGTTATCTGAGATTGAATTTCTATTTTGCATTTCTTGTTATATCTCATGAGTATTCTGTCTTCTTGATATTTTCTGTGGCTTGTCTGAGCTGTATTTGGAAAGCATTTTGTTTAATAGACTTTGGTCTAGTTGTTAAGTGCTGATGAACATGTTGCAGAAATTTGTCATATGATGCTTTATGTGTAACTAAATGCCTTTTAAATAATCAAACAGTACTTTatttaagaaaaagaagttCTTGTTATGTTGATGCCAGTATATCTTTATCGTCTACAAAATTATTCCCTACCCCACCCCTTTCTTTCGACAGTAACATATACCTTGTCTCTGACACAGTTAAGGTTCATTGAGGATATATTCTATTTGGATTATAAATATTTTCTCCAGATTGCAATTTAACATAAACTCTATATGCCTAGCAATTCTGCTGGTGCCCTTCCGCAATTTTATGTGGCATTCTCTTCTTAATTGTCCAGGTCGATTTTTGATTTTGAGTCTATCCAGAAGCTGCTTGCATCTCCAAAATTTTCATTCTGGTATGTAGATGGCTCCACTTTGTGATTTATTAAGCTGAATATACCTGATATGGCAGCGCAATTTTAGTCTGTGTAGTGCAGCATaaacctctctttttttccccctttttttgatGAGTTAAATCTAATTTGTTTGTCTTCAGTTTTGATGCACTTCATGGAGTGGGTGGAGCTTATGCCAAACGTATTTTTGTAGAAGAGCTTGGTGCAAGTGAAAGTTCATTATTGAACTGCACACCAAAGGTATTGATGTATTTATGGATCTCTTGTGCAAATGAAAGTGTTACACTAAGCCTTCTTTATGTCCTATGATCTATAGTTCTTTGTTGCACTTATCATGGTGGCTTTGTACAAACAGGAAGACTTTGGTGGAGGGCATCCAGATCCCAACTTGACCTATGCAAAGGAGTTGGTTGTTCGCATGGGTTTAGGCAAAACAAAACCTGAACATGAACCGCCAGAATTTGGTGCAGCTGCTGATGGTGATGCAGACCGTAACATGGTCCTTGGTAAAAGGTATTAGCACACTTGCTGTTGGATGAAAGAGTCAATACATTTATCTGTGAACTTACATATTTTTTTCCTTAGGTTTTTTGTGACTCCTTCAGATTCTGTTGCCATTATTGCTGCCAATGCTGTTCAGGCCATTCCTTACTTTTCTGCTGGTTTAAAAGGAGTTGCCAGGTACATGATGCGTTCTTTTCTTGCTATCtgctttttaaaatttttatcttttctgtttatttttttatttattgaaactGAAACTTAAAATCATATATTTATTCCATTTTGTCCTGCTAAGAGTGCAAGTTACGCTATTCTATTTATAGGAGTATCATtctacatttattttttttccatgtaGTAGACAGTATTTTTGGTACATTTTCTGAGTTCTGCCTGAACTGTTTTCTTCTTGTGAAAATCACTGAATTATTTGGAATCACTGCTTGCAGGAGCATGCCTACGTCAGCTGCACTCGATGTTGTagcaaaaaatttaaatttgaagtTTTTTGAGGTATTATGTTATACAAAATGTATAGACTTCTTCCTAGAAGGCCTCTGGCAATATTTTGAGTGGGATTGTATGGTCTCTCTTTTGATCAGGTACCAACAGGCTGGAAATTTTTTGGGAACTTAATGGATGCTGGATTATGTTCAATTTGTGGTGAAGAAAGTTTTGGAACTGGTAAGTTTTATGTTTCTGTTCTTCTGAGTGGTTatgttttctcttattttccAATGTATGTACCTCAAGATACAAAGATTCCTCAATATTCTTAtgctttttttccttccctggTTGTATGGTGGTGCTTTACTTACAGGTTCTGATCATATACGAGAGAAAGATGGCATTTGGGCAGTCTTGGCTTGGCTATCCATTCTTGCCTATAAAAATAAGGACAATCTTAATGCAGGGAAACTGGTCACTGTTGAAGACATAGTAACTCAGCATTGGGCTACTTATGGTCGCCATTATTATACTCGATATGATTATGAAGTATGAGATATGATGGATATTGCTTTAAAATTTTGATCTTATTGCTTGAACCACAGACAATGGATCATTACTTTCTTTTTGACTTGTTTGAATTCTTTCTTGAAGAATGTTGATGCAGGTGCAGCAAAAGAGCTAATGGCACATTTGGTCAAGCTGCAAGCTTCTCTGCCTGATGTGAACAAGTATGTTCTTCTATTTCTCAAGTTTTCAGTGTCTTGTTTAAAGTTACTTTTCAAGAATATTACgatgaggaaaaaaaatgatacagTGATAAAAAGATAATTGGCTCAGAGGTATGGGCAACAGAAGAATCAAAATCCTAAGATTGCAATGTCACCTGCTATAAATAACATAGCTTCCAACTCCTGGTTTTGCTAACTTATCCATGTCATTTTCTGATCTCGACACCCAGAGAGGAGATATTAATTGGTGCCAATGGGCCTAGATATCTTGGTTTATGTAGAAACAACATCCATTTCCCATTCCGCCAAGCCTTTTACCAATATGAAGCAGTTCAAATGTTTTCTTGACCATCACATTAGCCAGCTATACccatattatttttcttttaagaagCTATTACCTGCTGTCATATCCACAAAATATTCCTGCTtatgttcttttcattttttatagtCTGTAACATATAaacttccttccttttctttactGAAATCCCAAATCCTGTGATGAATATCAGAAATTTGAATAGTTGAGCTTCTACATTGGTGGAAACTAGGCATAAGTAAAATTCATGCCGACTCTGTCAGTCTACGATATTTGCATGggctaattttattttttggttgctTTGGCTGCATTCCATTCCCAGGCTCATTAGTTCTTAATTATTCTGCAAATTGGAGTTAGTTTGCAAGGATTGTTGAGATCAATTCATACTATTCTGGAAATCAGGCTCAGTATTGCAAGTACTTATTATATGAGTACTAAATAACTTGCAATTTCCCTCAATTGCTAGACCACTCCAGTCTTGTCTTCTTTTATATATGAAGAAATCTGTTTGTACCAACCAGTTTATTGTAACCTCTTCTTTATATCGTTGGCCACATCATCTACACCTTACTGTTGATGTGGCCAATTTGATAATTTCCTTAtcccatcattttttttattccttctccCTCTTTGCTTCGACTCCCCTTCCTCGTCTCGCTTGCCAGTCCCCATACTCTGCATGACCTCATCTCCCTGCCTCTGCAACTCACCCCCCCATCCTCCCTCCATCCTACAACTCCCTGCCTCCGATCCTGCCCTCCTGAGTCCTGCCCCTTCATCTCCCTCGCtgcccccaccaccaccatcgtcCCCACCCCCAACTGCCTCTGCCTTCCTTCCCAACCCACCCACCCCCTTCAACTCCCCGATTTTATGTTTAGAAGTTTGAGGAGTGGATCAAACAATTGAATATAAAAAATCAGTCTCCCTTTTTACATGACGTTATGCAATTGAGGCGGAAGGTAATTGGGGTGTGCAGGGGCGAATGGCCATGGAAGGGCAGGGGTGCAACAGGTGGTGTGTGCAGTGAGAGCTCTAATTCTTCTAGGAGAAAATTtttctgtgggggagtgtactgCCCACACCCAGACATGGGGTGAAATGAAATCCCGCCCcgccccccatgaaaggcggaaatcctgcccccccccccccccccccccagtgaTGCCAACATGCGTGCCACGCTCCCCCGCAGAGAACTCTGACCCATTCTTCtactattaaattttttttggaacacCCGACACAGGACCATCCATGCATGAGACTCAATCTGACCAGATGGTCTTACCCttcatttttcccttttcaatTCTTCAGCTTTAAACAGTAATAATCCCACAATATCACTACGAAGAATtgactctctttctccatctaaCCCTCTGATGGAAACAAAGATGATCAAACTTCGATTCAGGGAAAATGGTTGCCGGAGAGAAACAATTTTCTATTGGAGGCAGTGGCCAGTGCGATGGGTAAAGGGGAGGCAGTGGCTGGATGGGGGGAGCCAGAGAGTGATTTTCTGTTGGAGCTGCTCACCGCTTTGCTTCTGTTGCTTGATGTTGCCGCTGCTCAACGGAAGCATCATCGTGCATCCACCGCCCTGCCATTGATTATTTGATAATGTTGATGAATGGATTATTCCACTGGACCTAACAGAAGAATAGAAGATTGATGACTGTGTATAGGAATCCAGAATAGAATTGAAGTGAAAACTAGAAAAACTGGAGAGTATGTGGGGTCTTCTATCACACATAGAGGACTGTGATTGGGAAGATCACTGCTCGCCTTTCTTCATCTATACTCTCACGCCATTTCTCTGCAGCTTCAACTTCCAAGGAGATGCTCTCTGGCCATTCCATGGCATCGGCCAGAGTGAAGCATTGCCGGTCTTCTGCCCACCGGCGGCTCCCCGTCCCCCTCTTTTTAGTCTCAAGCTGAGCCCTCTCTCCGCAGTTGTGAAATCACATCAATAACCCTCCTATTATATTGTCACatcattttatgattttatcaGGGGTAAAAGAGTCTGGTTATGAATTCTGTTTGTACCCTACTTGGTTATAAATAGACGCAccacaccctctctctctctctctctctctatatatatatatatatatatatatatatatatatatataaagaaaaagaagaatgcaGTAAGAAGAAGCCAGAAGGAATATGGAGAAGaattaagggggaaaaaagattAAGGCATCAATTTgtgtaaccaaaaaaaaaaaaaacaaaaagcacaATTGAAGCCAGAAGGAATATGGAGACGAAGaattaaaggggaaaaaaagattaAGGCATCAATTTGtgtaacataaaaaaaaaaaaaacaaaagcacaaTCATAAAGGTGGTTGCCTATGTCACAAGCCTGGCCAAGGCGGACAAGCTGTCACTTGTCGAGCAGGGTAGGTGCCTTATTACAAACCGAAAGCTTGAGCATTCCTTAACAAATATGTTTTGCTGTAAGTTGGCTGTTGAatttcaaatattcaatttCACCAATAAGATACGGAGGCTTACTTCACATTTGGAATTGCACAGAAAAGTCTATTTATCTCAGCGAGGTCTACGgaaaattttgggaaaactgCTGGGTTTTTTTGCACTCTTCGAAAGTGTTATTTGGCCTTTCTGTcctgcttttcttcttctaccaaAACAATTAGTATGAACCTTGTTTTGCATTAATAGGGTCAGCTTCGGAAAACATCATTTCAGTTTTAGTCAACCTAGTTATGCTCTAGTTTTGGAGTACTCTTATAATCTTTTTTTACATTAAACACCAAACTACAATCTTTCTAGTATTTTTACAGCATTCTTCTATAAACTCCATTTATGATGGATAGCTGTAACTATATAATCCATACATGGTGAATTTCTACCATGAGACAGGCCTCGCCTTATGCAAGTGTGAGTTTCAAAGTGATGTCTGACGTACAGTTTATGGTTCTATCCATTTAATTGCTTTGCTGTTGTTTTTTACAGGATCATAAAGGGAATAAGGTCAGATGTGTCTACTGTTGTGCAAGCTGATGAGTTTGAATATAAAGATCCTGTTGATGGCTCAATCTCAAAACATCAGGGTATCCGATATCTGTTTGAAGATGGATCACGATTGGTAATTGATACTTTCCTCATCCTTTATTAGATATTCAGTTTTGAGGACACTCTCTGAGCTAGGGCATAACAATTTGGAGCATTATGGTGGTTAATCAGGTGCTCCACCATATAAGTTTTGAAAGATGCTAAAGAAATTTAACTTTTATGGAGAGTAGTCATCTCTAAAGAAGTTGATACTTTGCACCATTAGTTATTGTTATGCTTCGATATTGTTGTAGTTCACAATGTAATTACTCATTCTTTTATCCTAGTATGGCGGAAATATgtgaatttcaaattttttttccaaggcTTTAATGTCCTTGCTTCCCCTGAATGTGATTCCAGGTTTTCCGCCTCTCTGGAACTGGCTCGGAAGGTGCCACCATCCGTCTTTACATTGAGCAATATATGAAGGATGCTTCAAAGACTGGAAGGGATTCCCAAGAGGCATTAGCCCCACTTGTAAGAACTCATGGTCCTTGATCTCATTTTTATCCTGATCTTTAGTCATCATCCTTGGGTTTGACTGTTGTGCATGTCGGCTGCAGGTGGAGGTTGCTCTTAAGCTATCTAAGATGCAGGAGTTTACTGGCCGATCTGCTCCTACTGTTATTACTTAAATCAACTGCATGccaaatattgcatttttttttttataatataagGTATGTAGGAGGGTATGCAGATTTCATGTCTTCTGCTGTGGATATTTTGAGCCATAACATTGTCAAAGACTTGATCAGACAACAGGTACCTGATCAGTGACATGAGGGGAGTGTTATGTACTTGGGTATGCAGTCAATGTATTTTGATAAGTTTGGCAATTATTTGAGTTGTTTAAACAAGAAAACTTTCGAGTTCGAAATTCTTCGCAGGATGGGTGGCAGTAGTATTTCCTTGCCTTACACTTGTTTTTATCATAACAATTTGGTTGATGCTCATTAATTTGAAAACCTTTCTGTGCTTCTAAATCCAAAACACACAATCCCTTGATCCTAATATGTTCGATAGAGCGATTGTGTATCAAGTGTATTTCACAACCCTATGAGAACTCCCAaccttttttggtaaaatactGGTGCATTCGTTATTCAATATTTGCTCAATACAATCATTTTGATCTTTTGCCGTGTTCATTAATTTGTTTGGCGTGTGGTTCCACTTAAGTCTAAGGCCGTTGCTTGTTGGGGGCGTTTCCTTTTAAGCGGAGCGCAAACAATTAAGTGTGAAACTCCATGGTTTTGTATTATTAACTTAACAACCTTAGCCCAACACTCGGGACCTTTAGGtccaaaatacccaaaaaaaacatcaTGGTCATGctcttacccccaaaaaaactaaaaatcatggtcgttttaaaaaaaatttgtattttatatttgggAAAAAGGTTTTTGTCCAGGAGTGTCACCTACCCTCccctcccatgtgtctatcttttctgctcatatgaaaagacatattTACCTTTTTGTtctgaggagagagagatacatgAGAGTATTGGCGTAGCCCACACTCTTGGACAAAAAAACTAATCTCCTTTATATTTTTATCATTGGTATCATTAGGCAAGGGATGGGCACGCTTCCCACTTACTTACATACTAGTGGCTGGATCAATGGGGGCGTAGACATGAGAGGGGTAAGGGTTCTTTTCCATGGAATTGGGGAGAAAGACTCAGACTAGGTAGCCAGGCGGCTTGCCtaaccttttccttttattatttgttaattttttgATTTACATCAAAACTCATTGCCCATGGATAACAAAGATCGTTTCaacatttaaaaaagaaaaaaaaaaaactagcaaTAGCAGATTTGGAAATATAGCCAAGCATCCCATTGGTTACCCTCGTAACTAGAGCATGCAGTCGATAATGGAGATGGAGCCCTCCATGGGCTTTAAATGTATCAATGAGTTAGAAAGTATCAATGGGCTTTAAACTCCATCCATTTTTTAGAAATTCTAGGATTTTACCCATCCGGACCCGTTTTCTTTTGTTTGCAATTTCTTCACTTCTGGCATGTTACCACAGGAATGTAATGAAACCCTTCTGTGTTTGATTCCTAAGAACTCTAATCCTTCTTCTGCTGAGCATTACAGACCAATTAGCTTATGCCCAGTGGTTGTGAAGATCATTACAAAGGTGATGGCATCTCGATTGCAGATTGTTCTTGATCAACTTGTGGCTCCTACTCAGTCGGCCTTCATCACAGGGAGGTCCATTTCAGATAATATTTTTATGGCCCACGAGCTCTTCAACTACatcaataagaagaagaaagggaaacagAAGTTTATGGCCCTGAAACTAGACATGAAGAAGGCTTATGACCGTGTGGAATGGCAGTTTCTTGAAGCAATTCTTTTGAAGTTCAGCTTCAGTACAAAGTGggtttctttggttcttaattGCTTGCGATTGATCTCTTACAAGTTGATTATCAATGGAGCTATTAGGGGAAAGGTGATTCCTTCATGTGGCATACGCCAAGGCGACCCCCTTTCTCCGGCACTATTCATCCTTTGCAACCAGGCTTTAAGTGCAGTCATTGCCCATTTAGAGCGCCAAGGGTTGATTAAAGGAGTCCATGTCAAGAATAGAATAGATCATTTGACGCACCTCCTCTTCGCCGATGATTGCTGTCTTTTCTCGGAGCTGAAATTGGAAGAAGTTTTTAATTTAAAGGACTATTTGGAGATTTATTGCAGGGCCAGGCGCCAAGCCATAAACTACAAGAAATCATCTATTTCCTTTAGCCCTAATGTGGAAGGTCACTTCAAGAGATGGTTTTCCCGTATTCTGAAGGTGTCCTATGCCAAGGGTCCTTCTAAATACCTGGGGATGCCtgttgattttggggtttccaaAACCTCCCTTTTCCAGGACTTGGCAATTAAGGTGGGGCGACGTTTTTCAAGTTGGAAGAATAAATTGCTATCACATGCGGGGAAGGAAATTATGCTTAAGTCTGTCGCTCTCTCCATTGGAAATTACTCCAACTCCCATTTCAAACTTCCCGCTTCCCATCATGCTCGGATTCGTAAGGAAGCCTCTAATTTCTTCTGGGGTGACGCTTCAGACAAGCAAAAAATTCACTGGATATCTTGGAGGCGCTTGTGCAGATCTAAAGAAAGAGGTGGTTTAGGATTTCGTGATCCTGGATTGCAAAATAAGTTCTTCTCTATTGGATGGCTTGGAGACTTTGGGCTGAACCAAACTCGAAGTGGGGGAGGTTTATGAAAGCTATGTATTTTCCTAATGGAGATTTTCTGTCTGCTAAGTTAGGTGCTAGCCCCTCTTGGGCTTGAAGGAGTCTTCTCGAAGGGCGTAAAGTGTTGAAAGATGGGTTGCTATGGAAGATTGGAGGGGGTGAATCGGTTCAGATCTGGTCGGATTACTGGGTTCCCTCTCTCCCTGGTTTTCGGGTGCAACACCCCCCTACCGAGGCTAATCCCCCTCATTTGGTAGCGGATTTGATCGATCAGCCCAACAGATGTTGGAAGGTCGAGAGTCTTGAAAAAATTTTCCACCCCAGTGATCGTGAAGCAATTTGAAAATCCAGCTATGCATGTTTCCTAGAAACGATACCTTGCTTTGGGGAGCTACTAAAAATGGTGTTTATTCGGTGAAGAGTGCATACCACCTCCTTTCTAATCAAAGGGAGGCTCATGAGGCAGCAGCTCCTTCAACGGGTAAGTCGCATTCTTGGGAGGCTATGCCGTCTATTGTTTGGAAGAGAATTTGGTCCAGCCACACCATGCCCAAAATAAGAACCTTTATTTGGCGTGCTGTGGCTGGTGGTTTGGCCTCTGCTACTGCGCTCCACCAACGTCGTATACCTATTGATACTCATTGTCGTAGGTGTGGCAAACCTGAGGAATCAATTGATCACATTTTGCTCCATTGCACCTTCGCCCGTGTAGTTTGGTTTGGGTGCAACTTAATCTCTCTGATGTCTGGTGACAGCAACTTTGAACTCCATCAATTTATAAATGGTTAGGGGTCCCTTTTGGCTCGTGGTAAAGCAAGCTTCAAGGAAGTTACAGCACTTTGTTGTTTTGTGTTGTGGTACCTGTGGATTTTTAGGAATGACATGGTCTTTGGAGGTAGGTCTTGGACGGGGGGAGGATGTAGTGCAGGCTGCCCACAAAGCTTGTGGTGAGTTCTTAAATGCCTGCAATGGACA containing:
- the LOC122646116 gene encoding phosphoglucomutase, cytoplasmic, coding for MVLFKVSRVETTPIDGQKPGTSGLRKKVKVFKQPNYLHNFVQSTFNALPPQKVKGATLVVSGDGRYFSKDAIQIIIKMAAANGVRRVWIGQNGLLSTPAVSAVIRERIGADGSKATGSFILTASHNPGGPHEDFGIKYNMENGGPAPEAITDKIYENTKSIKEYFIAEDLPDVDISTIAVTSFAGPEGQFDIEVFDSASDYVKLLKSIFDFESIQKLLASPKFSFCFDALHGVGGAYAKRIFVEELGASESSLLNCTPKEDFGGGHPDPNLTYAKELVVRMGLGKTKPEHEPPEFGAAADGDADRNMVLGKRFFVTPSDSVAIIAANAVQAIPYFSAGLKGVARSMPTSAALDVVAKNLNLKFFEVPTGWKFFGNLMDAGLCSICGEESFGTGSDHIREKDGIWAVLAWLSILAYKNKDNLNAGKLVTVEDIVTQHWATYGRHYYTRYDYENVDAGAAKELMAHLVKLQASLPDVNKIIKGIRSDVSTVVQADEFEYKDPVDGSISKHQGIRYLFEDGSRLVFRLSGTGSEGATIRLYIEQYMKDASKTGRDSQEALAPLVEVALKLSKMQEFTGRSAPTVIT